The proteins below are encoded in one region of Clostridium estertheticum:
- a CDS encoding pyridoxal-phosphate-dependent aminotransferase family protein, with product MKVSQIMTPGPTQVRENVRMARALATTNPDLDLQFYEFYKETCEEIGQFLKTSNEVRILSGEGILGLEAACASLTENGDRVLVIDNGIFGEGFADFVKMYGGEVVVFKEDRKHAIDTQKLEEFLKKDHNFKYATVVHCDTPSGVLNNINKICHLLKRMNILTVVDSVSGMGGEDVRVDEWKIDIVIGASQKCVSAPAGLTFLSISEDAFESMDQRKKPIASYYCNLLIWKDYYKNKWFPYTPPISDIVGLRQAFDNIKEDMGILERHNSIAKATRKAVKKAGLSLYIEEGYSNTVTVIELPEGINDKVLLKHMVDEFNVFIAGSFGYLQGKVIRIGHMGENAKRDKMAYTLLALQSSLKELGFDCKTNMVEVFLSEV from the coding sequence ATGAAGGTATCTCAAATAATGACTCCAGGGCCTACACAAGTAAGAGAAAACGTAAGAATGGCTAGAGCTTTAGCTACTACAAATCCAGATTTAGATTTACAGTTTTATGAATTTTATAAAGAAACTTGCGAGGAAATAGGACAGTTTTTAAAGACAAGTAATGAAGTTAGAATATTAAGCGGTGAGGGAATTTTAGGCCTTGAGGCTGCATGTGCATCACTTACTGAAAATGGTGACAGGGTATTAGTGATTGATAATGGAATATTTGGAGAAGGGTTTGCTGATTTTGTTAAGATGTACGGTGGAGAGGTTGTTGTTTTTAAAGAGGATAGGAAGCATGCAATAGATACGCAAAAATTAGAGGAATTCCTTAAAAAAGATCATAATTTCAAATACGCTACCGTAGTACATTGTGATACACCGTCAGGGGTATTAAATAATATTAACAAGATATGTCATTTACTAAAAAGGATGAATATACTTACAGTGGTGGACAGTGTATCTGGTATGGGGGGAGAAGATGTAAGGGTAGATGAATGGAAAATAGATATAGTAATAGGTGCTTCACAAAAATGTGTTTCAGCACCAGCAGGGCTTACATTTTTAAGTATAAGTGAAGATGCATTTGAATCAATGGATCAAAGAAAGAAGCCTATAGCTTCCTATTATTGCAATTTACTTATATGGAAAGATTATTATAAGAATAAGTGGTTCCCATATACGCCGCCAATAAGTGATATTGTTGGTCTAAGACAAGCATTTGATAATATTAAAGAAGACATGGGAATACTTGAAAGACATAATTCTATTGCTAAAGCTACAAGAAAGGCTGTAAAGAAGGCAGGTCTTAGTTTATATATTGAAGAGGGATATTCTAATACTGTAACAGTTATAGAATTGCCTGAGGGTATAAATGATAAGGTATTATTAAAACATATGGTTGATGAGTTTAATGTATTTATAGCTGGGTCCTTTGGATATTTACAGGGAAAAGTAATAAGGATAGGACATATGGGGGAGAATGCTAAAAGGGATAAAATGGCTTATACACTGTTAGCATTACAATCATCGTTAAAAGAGCTTGGATTTGATTGTAAAACTAATATGGTCGAAGTTTTTCTAAGTGAGGTATAG